TGCGTTCCGATATCTATTTTCAGCTCGATAGCCAGATACGCCAGCTTATACAGATGCTGGTGATGGAAATGCAGACAAGCCCGGACGATCTGCTACTTAGCCACGCCTGTAACGATACTATTCTGGCTTTACTGCATCGCCATATTTCCTCTTTATCATCGTCGGAATACCGGGAACAGCGTATCGATATTGAAGCGATAGACCGCTATATCGAGACTCATATGAGTAAGAAGATTTCTGTGCTGCAACTGGCCGGCAGTGTTTTCCTTGGTGAAAGTCAGTTCCACACCCTGTTTAAGGAGCAGACCGGTGTAACGCCTCATCAGTATGTGCTCGGTAAGCGGATTGATGCTGCTAAGAGTCTGATAGAAAAAGGTAAGTTTAGCTTAAGCCATATTGCTGATTTGACTGGTTTCAGCGGCCAGAGCACCTTTACCCACGCTTTTTCCCGCCTGCAGGGGCTCTCTCCTTCCCAGTATAAAAAACGTTACTTTTCGAAATAAAATGTTGCCATAGATTGCAAACACTGCGTGATATTGTTTAAAAATTGTTACAAAACCGAGTTTTTCACAAAAAAACAGGAGTTTTTGACAACTATCCTTCTCAGGCTCAAAATACACTGCTCGCCATGTATAGCAATCCTGAATTTTTCAGGAGTAAGATTGAGGAGAGCGCATGTTCACAGCGTCTGATGTATTAAAGCCAGAATTTATCGAGAAGCCTCTCGATGAGTTATGGTCGCTGATCTCGCCATTATATATGGTTGATGAATCTACATGGTTGAAAGAGCTACTTCCGCTGGCAACGCCATCTGAGTCGGAAAAAAATGAAGTTGAGTCGAAAACGACCAGCCTGATAAAAACTATCCGCGCCGATAAAAAATCGATTCAGATGATCGATGCACTTTTGCTGGAATACAGCCTGGATACTCAGGAAGGTATTTTGCTGATGTGCCTGGCGGAAGCGCTGATGCGTATTCCTGATAGCGCCACCGCAGATGCCTTAATCCGCGATAAACTCAGTGTTGCTGACTGGAAATCGCATCTGAAGAACTCAGACTCCGTATTTGTAAATGCCTCTACATGGGGACTGATGCTGACCGGCAAAGTGGTCGGTTTGGCAGAAAACGAGACTCAGAGTCCGACACAGGCAGTTAGCCGTCTGGTTAACAAAATGTCCGAACCTGTGATTCGTCAGGCAATGCATCAGGCGATGAAGATCATGGGTCATCAGTTTGTTCTTGGACGTACTATTGCAGAAGCACAGAAGAATGGCCAGCCTCAGCAGGAGCGCGGCTATGATTACTCGTTCGATATGCTGGGCGAAGCTGCCCTGACAACGGCAGATGCTGAAAAGTACTTCAGAGATTACCTGAGTGCCATTGAAGCCATTGGCAGTCACAATCAGGATAAAGATCTGGCCACATCGTCAATTTCCATTAAGTTATCTGCCCTGCATCCCCGTTATGAAGTGGCCAATGAAGAGCGGGTAATGAGTGAGCTTTACGGTACGCTTATCCGCCTTGCAAGCAGAGCCCGTGAGCTGGATGTTGCCATTACAATAGATGCCGAAGAGATGGACAGGTTAGAACTCTCCCTGCGTCTGTTTAAAAAGCTTTATCAGAGCGAGGAGATAAAAGGCTGGGGTAAGTTTGGTCTGGTCGTTCAGTCCTACTCCAAGCGGGCACTTCCTGTTCTGACATGGCTGACAGCTCTGGCAAAACAGCAGGGAGATTTGATTCCTCTTCGTCTGGTTAAGGGAGCTTACTGGGATAGTGAAGTAAAATGGGCACAACAGGGTGGTTACGAAGATTACTCAGTATTTACCCGTAAAGAAGCGACGGATGTTTCTTATCTTGCCTGCGCCCGCTTCCTGCTTAGCAATGCTGTACGTGGCAATATTTACCCTCAGTTTGCCAGCCATAATGCCCAGACGGTGACCTCTATTGCAGTGATGACCAATCACAACGACTACGAGTTCCAGCGTCTGCACGGTATGGGTGAGTCTCTGTATAACCATGCCATGGAAGCTTATAAGGCGAATGTCCGTATCTATGCTCCTGTGGGCAACCATAAGGATCTTCTGCCTTATCTGGTTCGCCGCCTGCTGGAAAATGGGGCTAACAGCTCCTTTGTTCATCGTCTGGTGGATGCAAGATGCCCGATTGAGACTCTGACACAACATCCGGTCGATATGCTTCTGGCCTGCGAAACATTACATAACAACAAGATTCC
This is a stretch of genomic DNA from Vibrio sp. SCSIO 43137. It encodes these proteins:
- a CDS encoding AraC family transcriptional regulator, with the protein product MSSDKQATMSSLILPKPAELVTLPSYMDCHDHDYTQIVIGLKGQAEFDVNGVGSLIGPGQGCVVSAYTGHAFGGVIESSDILVLNLPEVTDNSPLLLSRLNELVRSDIYFQLDSQIRQLIQMLVMEMQTSPDDLLLSHACNDTILALLHRHISSLSSSEYREQRIDIEAIDRYIETHMSKKISVLQLAGSVFLGESQFHTLFKEQTGVTPHQYVLGKRIDAAKSLIEKGKFSLSHIADLTGFSGQSTFTHAFSRLQGLSPSQYKKRYFSK